One segment of Dehalococcoidales bacterium DNA contains the following:
- a CDS encoding phage minor head protein, which translates to SLTQLKTDPRVAEVRDEGEDGKWVDLKDGFINTMSETHSIHEDTWEEVIFQMNHSVEKERNNKKGKIYSTQFMLIKGVRLNGQLPFLMEWKAKVGKVSPLNRSEREFKSAMNDIFTRQAADARKNVERFVKSGGTLIDGKKWTNETNQLTLPIRWHPFKAGGDTALSAIHFDLPEWIESKQVLDAIRNENFMFAREISNGTADRLQSELLEGMDNGETITELKKRIYDIDEEWQDAGRAEMIARTESARAYSTGTTEAWKETDVVEAKVWDASADACAFCLAMDGTEVELDSNFKDLGDTMAVAGGGTMEFDYSSVGGPPLHPNCRCALTARLE; encoded by the coding sequence TTCTTTAACACAACTCAAGACAGACCCAAGAGTGGCAGAAGTACGTGACGAAGGTGAAGATGGAAAATGGGTGGATTTGAAAGATGGTTTTATAAATACAATGTCTGAGACTCACAGTATCCATGAAGATACGTGGGAAGAAGTAATTTTCCAGATGAATCATAGCGTGGAGAAAGAACGCAATAATAAAAAAGGTAAAATCTATAGCACTCAGTTCATGCTCATCAAGGGTGTCCGGCTGAACGGTCAGCTCCCCTTCCTGATGGAGTGGAAGGCTAAGGTAGGGAAAGTGTCTCCGCTGAACCGAAGCGAGCGTGAGTTCAAGTCCGCCATGAACGACATCTTCACCCGGCAGGCGGCAGACGCACGAAAGAACGTGGAGCGGTTTGTCAAGTCTGGTGGCACCTTGATTGACGGCAAGAAGTGGACAAACGAGACCAACCAACTCACGCTTCCGATCCGTTGGCATCCGTTCAAGGCCGGTGGCGATACGGCTCTGTCCGCCATTCACTTTGACCTGCCCGAGTGGATTGAGAGCAAGCAGGTGCTGGACGCCATCCGCAACGAGAACTTCATGTTCGCTAGGGAGATCAGCAACGGCACGGCAGACAGGCTGCAAAGTGAACTGCTTGAGGGTATGGACAACGGTGAGACCATAACTGAGCTGAAGAAGCGCATCTACGACATTGACGAGGAGTGGCAGGACGCGGGTCGTGCCGAGATGATAGCGAGGACAGAATCAGCCAGAGCATACTCCACCGGCACCACCGAGGCTTGGAAAGAGACCGACGTGGTGGAGGCGAAAGTCTGGGACGCAAGTGCTGATGCCTGTGCTTTCTGTTTAGCTATGGACGGGACTGAGGTGGAACTGGACAGCAATTTCAAAGACCTTGGTGACACGATGGCGGTGGCGGGTGGTGGGACGATGGAGTTTGATTATAGCAGTGTGGGTGGTCCTCCGCTTCATCCAAATTGCCGTTGCGCCCTCACCGCACGATTAGAATAA
- a CDS encoding phage major capsid protein — MNKFIRILKGKSWTDHTGSTHDEDTVLEVDVKTAESLIEKKVAEIYDAEAEAKAKEDAEVQEAKMSDLVGKAVSKAIKEMPAQKGIKIHVETKDLSDEDPTFGYLPDNQKSSKELLETKEGKFGVMHAFGQFARDVASATMGGRASDKLVKCKERSDQMLKKAAGDGLVVSSDQDGGYLIFSAASQMMNLIALENSVIRPRATKLTMNTQILQVPYLRDVTHATGTVYGGISIKFDDENADTGTGTKPAFARLEFKLKKMTAMGYASEEWIKWAPVSIGSWMIPRFGEAVGWKEDLSFIGGVGGAQPLGLLNAPCRVDISGITDQDTATFVLENTTAMFARLREFKSGSVVWLMNRTVFPQLPLLNVTGGTASTPVFINSVLGAPGQSLWGYPIVWTEKVPVLGDAKSVVLTDLSDYVIADDQSGPEVAQSIHLKFDYGQTAFRITKYVDGQNASDAAFQPRYGSTLSPVVAIAAI; from the coding sequence ATGAATAAGTTTATCAGAATATTAAAGGGTAAGTCGTGGACAGACCACACCGGCTCCACCCATGACGAGGACACCGTCCTTGAAGTAGATGTTAAAACGGCGGAGTCCCTGATTGAGAAGAAGGTGGCCGAAATCTACGACGCTGAAGCCGAAGCGAAAGCCAAGGAAGATGCCGAAGTACAAGAAGCCAAGATGAGCGATCTGGTCGGCAAGGCCGTCAGCAAAGCCATCAAGGAAATGCCCGCACAAAAGGGAATTAAGATTCACGTTGAGACCAAGGACCTGTCAGACGAAGACCCGACCTTCGGGTACCTGCCGGACAACCAGAAGTCCTCAAAGGAACTGCTTGAGACCAAAGAAGGCAAATTTGGAGTTATGCACGCGTTTGGTCAGTTTGCTCGTGATGTTGCTAGTGCTACCATGGGTGGTAGGGCATCTGACAAGCTCGTTAAATGTAAAGAGCGTTCTGACCAGATGCTGAAGAAAGCAGCTGGTGACGGCCTTGTGGTTTCCTCAGACCAAGACGGTGGCTATCTGATCTTCTCGGCGGCCAGTCAGATGATGAATCTGATCGCTTTGGAGAACTCAGTCATCCGTCCGCGAGCGACCAAGCTGACGATGAACACCCAGATCTTGCAGGTTCCTTATCTGCGCGATGTGACTCATGCGACTGGTACAGTCTACGGCGGCATCTCAATCAAGTTTGATGACGAGAACGCTGACACTGGCACCGGTACCAAACCTGCATTCGCCCGTCTTGAGTTCAAACTCAAGAAAATGACGGCGATGGGTTATGCGTCTGAGGAATGGATTAAGTGGGCGCCGGTAAGCATCGGCTCATGGATGATTCCTCGGTTTGGTGAGGCTGTCGGTTGGAAAGAAGACCTGTCATTCATCGGTGGAGTTGGCGGAGCACAGCCTCTCGGCTTGCTCAATGCACCCTGCCGTGTGGATATTTCTGGAATAACTGACCAAGATACCGCCACCTTCGTGTTGGAAAATACCACGGCCATGTTTGCTCGCCTGCGCGAGTTCAAGTCGGGTAGTGTTGTCTGGCTTATGAATCGGACAGTGTTCCCGCAACTTCCGTTGCTGAACGTAACGGGTGGAACGGCTAGCACGCCTGTGTTTATTAACAGCGTCCTTGGAGCCCCTGGCCAGAGCCTTTGGGGCTACCCGATCGTTTGGACGGAGAAGGTTCCTGTTCTTGGCGACGCCAAGAGCGTGGTCCTTACCGACCTGAGTGACTACGTGATCGCCGACGACCAGTCAGGCCCAGAGGTTGCGCAGAGCATCCATCTGAAATTTGATTATGGTCAGACTGCGTTCCGCATCACCAAATACGTCGACGGGCAGAACGCCAGCGACGCTGCATTCCAGCCCCGCTATGGCAGCACGTTGAGCCCTGTGGTTGCGATTGCCGCGATCTAA
- a CDS encoding phage head-tail connector protein: MSSLLTTRFLLKQQAGISGSTDDTLLDRLIADVSEAIERKCDRTFGTATYRQWLDGTGTRKMILPNSPITNIYMVTGYYDDVMTVMFTGGEEASVSVTSSSVLLHSVSTAGAETSTTLALATYKTVTTLAAQINLTAGWTAVIQSGMETRPTTLLRPMWADDATDPNLAELTIASETDKIRVSWATQRAIESADGFGFTCGKQNIFVWYVAGYTLPVDNTGHTALETAGDLPGGLVYAVNGAINDSYLSRKRDFTLKSESIGAYSYSNADTSVAAAVDARWRELSPYARKTL; encoded by the coding sequence ATGAGCAGTCTGTTGACAACGCGGTTCTTGCTAAAGCAGCAGGCGGGGATATCCGGCTCCACCGATGACACTCTCCTGGACCGGCTGATCGCGGACGTGTCCGAGGCGATAGAGCGCAAGTGTGACCGAACATTCGGGACGGCTACCTACCGCCAGTGGCTTGACGGGACAGGGACAAGGAAGATGATCCTGCCCAACTCACCCATCACCAACATCTACATGGTCACGGGTTACTACGATGATGTGATGACGGTGATGTTCACAGGCGGCGAGGAAGCGTCCGTGTCGGTAACTAGTTCATCTGTCCTGCTGCACAGCGTGAGCACGGCGGGTGCCGAGACCAGCACCACGCTTGCCCTGGCGACCTACAAGACCGTCACGACCCTGGCCGCACAGATCAACCTGACGGCTGGCTGGACGGCGGTGATACAGTCCGGCATGGAGACGAGGCCGACCACGCTGCTGAGGCCAATGTGGGCAGACGACGCGACCGACCCGAACCTTGCCGAGCTGACGATAGCATCCGAGACCGACAAGATCAGGGTGTCGTGGGCTACCCAGCGAGCGATAGAGAGCGCGGATGGATTTGGCTTTACTTGCGGGAAGCAGAACATATTCGTGTGGTATGTGGCTGGGTACACCCTGCCGGTTGACAACACAGGGCATACTGCACTTGAGACAGCGGGAGACCTGCCGGGTGGACTTGTCTATGCGGTGAATGGAGCGATAAATGACTCTTACCTGTCACGGAAGCGAGATTTTACCCTAAAGAGTGAAAGCATCGGTGCATACTCATACTCCAACGCCGATACGTCGGTGGCGGCGGCTGTGGACGCTCGATGGAGGGAGTTGTCACCTTACGCGAGGAAAACTTTATAA